A genomic segment from Odontesthes bonariensis isolate fOdoBon6 chromosome 8, fOdoBon6.hap1, whole genome shotgun sequence encodes:
- the il17rel gene encoding interleukin-17 receptor E-like protein, giving the protein MILWLALWTSHCWLNAAAADSSGLERIDGCHTSCSQGLSCRTKPDYWFPPACQEPAEGLSNVSVFQNVSVSTVMRCEGQQKCTLHLRIQTALLLTEPIHGVSICTISAGMMTSCRSLLFSKASRKKMSGLPVTVMNDCTEVAPNQQVQVTVKTVPSYCGITWAKTYHTPGCSHGDLRRNVPECITGRLSYDVNPEKKELAVRVSDMLRGYDYHLRLCHKGFICAGTGANTLIKKEQPIKSAILPYSRPLPCLCIEGWSAVMDAPRVQVCPFIDRLEELWSGITFDPLEEALLWEPACSVTAVVALCQRREDGVCLDLPRSSRNVSRNKITFAKVDPHPQLCMKFTAGSRSWTRCPFADGIKAWDVVGTRRQGHEELQMFSQIKATFSVGLCTTSAGSSVCQVTEAHPVHVEKHKAVDLKRTVGGVPCNSCLQVKRLDVEYAATVVHCSELCAQGTLDLTWVVLPAACLSGIIIVTLVLHILLSVHQRRKQKRNAACASAKQTDPALNCVSSALLTQAVLSGGVLLPDSPQCGSSEKANLISK; this is encoded by the exons ATGATCCTGTGGCTCGCCTTGTGGACGTCTCACTGCTGGCTGaatgcagctgcagcagacagctcAGGACTGGAGAGGATTGATGGTTGTCACACAAGCTGTTCTCAG GGACTGAGCTGCAGGACCAAGCCAGATT ATTGGTTTCCTCCTGCATGCCAGGAACCTGCAGAAGGTCTCAGCAACGTTTCTGTGTTCCAAAACGTCAGCGTGTCCACGGTCATGAGGTGCGAGGGGCAGCAGAAGTGCACGCTACACCTTCGAATCCAGACCGCTCTACTACTCACCG AGCCCATCCACGGCGTGTCCATCTGCACCATCAGCGCAGGGATGATGACCAGCTGCCGCAGCTTACTCTTCTCCAAGGCATCGAGGAAAAAGATGTCCGGACTGCCG GTGACTGTGATGAATGATTGCACCGAGGTGGCCCCGAATCAGCAAGTGCAAGTAACGGTGAAAACAGTCCCGAGCTACTGTGGCATAACCTGGGCCAAAACTTATCACACTCCAG GATGCAGTCATGGAGATTTGAGAAGGAACGtcccagaatgcatca CTGGCAGGCTTTCATACGATGTAAACCCAGAGAAGAAGGAGCTGGCGGTCAGGGTGtccgacatgctccgaggcTACGACTACCACCTCCGTCTGTGCCACAAAGGTTTCATCTGCGCCGGCACGGGAGCCAACACGCTG ATAAAGAAGGAGCAACCCATAAAGAGTGCCATCCTTCCATACTCGCGGCCTTTGCCCTGCCTTTGTATCGAG GGGTGGTCAGCTGTGATGGATGCCCCCAGAGTCCAGGTCTGCCCATTCATAGACC GTCTTGAGGAACTGTGGTCTGGGATTACCTTTGACCCACTGGAGGAGGCTTTATTATGGGAGCCGGCCTGTTCGGTCACAGCCGTGGTCGCTTTGTGTCAGAGAAGAGAAGACGGCGTTTGTCTCGATCTGCCTCGTTCCTCGCGGAATGTGAGCAGAAACAAG ATAACATTTGCTAAAGTGGATCCACACCCTCAACTGTGCATGAAG ttCACTGCAGGATCTCGGTCCTGGACCCGGTGCCCCTTTGCTGATGGGATCAAAG CCTGGGACGTCGTCGGGACGAGGCGACAGGGGCACGAGGAACTGCAGATGTTTTCCCAGATCAAGGCCACGTTTTCTGTGGGGCTGTGCACGACGTCTGCAGGGTCATCGGTGTGCCAGGTTACAGAAGCACACCCGGTGCATGTG gaaaaacacaaagccGTTGACCTGAAGCGTACGGTCGGAGGAGTGCCGTGCAACTCCTGTCTGCAG GTGAAGAGGCTCGATGTGGAGTATGCTGCCACCGTCGTCCACTGTTCTGAGCTGTGCG CTCAGGGCACTTTGGACTTGACATGGGTTGTTCTACCGGCTGCTTGTCTCTCTGGCATCATAATTGTTACGCTGGTCCTCCACATACTCTTGAGTG TGCATCAGAGGAGGAAGCAAAAGAGAAATGCAGCCTGTGCTTCTGCAAAACAAACGG aTCCTGCTCTGAACTGTGTGTCCTCTGCATTACTAACTCAAGCTGTTCTCAGCGGGGGGGTCCTCCTGCCCGACTCCCCGCAGTGTGGAAGCAGCGAGAAGGCCAACTTGATCTCTAAATGA